The Bryobacteraceae bacterium genome includes a window with the following:
- a CDS encoding non-canonical purine NTP pyrophosphatase, with protein MKLRCATGNPGKLAEFRMAARSLGHDWADIQPLENHAQIPACEEDGATFEENAVKKALHYSAFCGDFLFADDSGLEVDALGGAPGVRSARFSPEGTDEANNRLLLARLDGAENRRARFVCVIALARQGRLEATFRGSVEGVILDAPRGSAGFGYDPLFLYPPLGLTFAELDPHTKMQVSHRGEALRKLFDYCLRLGRG; from the coding sequence ATGAAGCTGCGCTGCGCCACCGGCAACCCCGGGAAGCTGGCCGAATTCCGCATGGCCGCCCGGTCGCTCGGCCACGATTGGGCCGACATCCAGCCCCTGGAAAACCACGCGCAGATTCCCGCCTGCGAGGAAGACGGCGCCACGTTCGAGGAAAATGCCGTCAAAAAGGCGCTGCATTATTCGGCCTTTTGCGGGGATTTTCTTTTCGCCGACGACTCGGGGCTCGAGGTAGACGCCCTCGGCGGCGCGCCCGGCGTCCGCTCCGCCCGTTTCAGTCCGGAAGGCACCGACGAGGCCAACAACCGCCTTCTCCTCGCAAGGCTTGACGGCGCGGAAAACCGCCGCGCCCGCTTCGTCTGCGTTATCGCCCTGGCGCGCCAGGGCCGGCTGGAGGCCACGTTCCGCGGGTCCGTGGAAGGCGTCATCCTCGATGCGCCCCGCGGCTCGGCCGGCTTCGGTTACGATCCGCTGTTTCTGTATCCGCCGCTGGGGCTGACCTTCGCCGAACTCGACCCGCACACCAAGATGCAGGTCTCGCACCGCGGCGAAGCCCTGCGGAAGCTCTTCGACTACTGCCTGCGGCTCGGCCGCGGCTGA
- the kgd gene encoding alpha-ketoglutarate decarboxylase gives MAIEPKQRPTVNSWLEEELYQEFVNRPGQVDESWQQRFTAEPPVEVTPPPVSQTVVLPEPEPAKAAAPVMVPALTLSPSEQLVPLKGAPARIAENMTASLAVPTATSQRVIPVKVIDENRRLLNHWRSLHGQSKISYTHLIAWAVVRAIRHMPVINDAYAEVDGQPHRIVRRQINLGIAVDVAGKDGHRSLLVPSIKNAGEMSFYEFMRAFDDIVERARKGKLTPDDFLGTTVSLTNPGTVGTVGSVPRLMPGQGAIIATGAIDWPAGFQGVSEELRAALGLCKVMTITCTYDHRIIQGAESGAFLGKLQDLLEGEDRFYDEIFEQTGMPYQPFRWEVDRGGASAGFGEPQRMGEIAKQAAVLQLINAYRVRGHLIADLNPLGVKPSYHPELDPANYGLTIWDFDRQFMTGSLAIPGDLKLARLRDIIEQLRQTYCGRLGCEYMHIQHPEEKRWLQERMEPQANNWPLDDTTRRRILLRLLQAEGFENFLHTRFVGQKRFSLEGGESAMVVLDECLERAAEAGVQEIVIGMAHRGRLTVLANLIGKSMAQVFGEFEGVVDPDMAQGSGDVKYHLGASGVQRTSSGREIKVSLSPNPSHLEAVNPVVEGIVRAKQTFMGDEKREKVLPVLVHGDAAFAGQGVVAETLNLSLLKGYTTGGTIHLVINNQIGFTATAEESRSSTYCTDVARMVQAPILHVNGDDPEACARAMQIALDYRMKFKKDVVIDLVCYRKYGHNEGDDPSYTQPVMYRTIKAKDSPGTLYTQRLLREGVVTKDAVERIKRQIQDALNAAHEEAVRKGEKWELQEVTEYEEATIPHICPRTAADEALLEKVIEGITTFPESFTLHPKLKPFIERRREILRGGPVDWAAAETLAFGTLVLEGTPVRLSGQDSGRGTFSQRHLEYFDYNTGEPYTPLQHLDPRQARFEVYDSSLSEYAVMGFEYGYSLGDPLTLTLWEAQFGDFANGAQIMIDQFIAAGEAKWGQPSGLVLLLPHGYEGQGPEHSSARIERFLQLAAENNLQVCNATTPAQYFHLLRRQMYGGHDRRGLRKPLVLFTPKSLLRHPKCVSTLADLTRGFFEPVLSDPEAVQPDRVVQVLFCSGKIYYELAAEREKRGAWNTAIVRLEQLYPWPEQEVEAALWRYPSTAEIVWVQEEPRNQGAFLYVRDRLEPMLAQSRRILRYAGRPEAAAPSTGSARRHAQEQAAVLEDAFSGGSPIRPRRYRVVEKRRNLPIEGARPEA, from the coding sequence ATGGCGATCGAACCCAAGCAGAGACCCACCGTGAATTCGTGGCTCGAGGAAGAGCTATACCAGGAGTTTGTCAACCGGCCCGGCCAGGTGGATGAAAGCTGGCAGCAGCGTTTCACGGCCGAGCCGCCCGTCGAGGTGACGCCGCCGCCGGTGAGCCAGACGGTGGTGCTGCCGGAACCGGAGCCGGCGAAGGCTGCCGCGCCCGTGATGGTTCCTGCGCTGACGCTCAGCCCGAGCGAGCAGCTGGTTCCGCTGAAGGGCGCGCCGGCGCGGATCGCCGAGAACATGACGGCGAGCCTCGCGGTGCCCACGGCGACGAGCCAGCGGGTGATTCCGGTGAAGGTGATCGACGAGAACCGGCGGCTGCTGAACCACTGGCGTTCGCTGCACGGCCAGTCGAAGATCAGCTACACGCACCTGATCGCGTGGGCGGTGGTGCGGGCGATCAGGCACATGCCGGTGATCAACGACGCCTACGCGGAGGTGGACGGGCAGCCGCACCGCATCGTCCGGCGGCAGATCAACCTCGGCATTGCGGTGGACGTCGCCGGCAAGGACGGGCACCGGTCGCTGCTGGTGCCCTCGATCAAGAACGCCGGCGAGATGAGCTTCTACGAGTTCATGCGCGCCTTCGACGACATCGTCGAGCGGGCGCGCAAGGGCAAGCTCACGCCCGATGATTTTCTGGGAACCACGGTGTCGCTGACGAACCCGGGCACCGTGGGCACGGTGGGCAGCGTGCCGCGGCTGATGCCGGGGCAGGGCGCGATCATCGCCACCGGCGCGATCGACTGGCCGGCGGGATTCCAGGGCGTGAGCGAAGAGCTGCGCGCGGCGCTGGGGCTGTGCAAGGTGATGACGATCACCTGCACGTACGATCACCGGATCATCCAGGGGGCGGAGAGCGGGGCGTTCCTCGGCAAGCTGCAGGACCTGCTGGAAGGCGAAGACCGGTTCTACGACGAGATCTTCGAGCAGACGGGCATGCCGTACCAGCCGTTCCGCTGGGAGGTCGACCGCGGGGGCGCCTCGGCGGGCTTCGGAGAGCCACAGCGGATGGGCGAGATCGCCAAGCAGGCAGCCGTGCTGCAGCTGATCAACGCGTACCGGGTCCGGGGCCATCTGATCGCGGATCTGAATCCGCTGGGCGTCAAGCCGTCCTACCATCCCGAGCTCGACCCGGCCAACTACGGGCTGACGATCTGGGACTTCGACCGGCAGTTCATGACGGGGAGCCTGGCGATTCCGGGCGACCTGAAGCTGGCGCGGCTGCGCGACATCATCGAGCAGCTGCGGCAGACCTACTGCGGGCGGCTGGGCTGCGAGTACATGCACATCCAGCACCCGGAGGAGAAGCGGTGGCTGCAGGAGCGCATGGAGCCGCAGGCCAACAACTGGCCGCTGGATGACACGACGCGGCGGCGGATTCTGCTGCGGCTGCTGCAGGCGGAGGGGTTCGAGAACTTCCTCCACACGCGGTTCGTGGGGCAGAAGCGGTTTTCGCTGGAAGGCGGCGAGAGCGCGATGGTGGTGCTGGACGAGTGCCTGGAGCGCGCCGCCGAAGCGGGCGTGCAGGAGATCGTCATCGGCATGGCTCACCGCGGGCGGCTGACGGTGCTCGCCAACCTGATCGGGAAGTCGATGGCGCAGGTGTTCGGCGAGTTCGAGGGCGTGGTGGATCCCGACATGGCGCAGGGGTCGGGCGACGTCAAATACCATCTGGGCGCGAGCGGGGTGCAGCGCACGTCATCGGGGCGCGAGATCAAGGTTTCGCTGTCGCCCAATCCCAGCCATCTGGAAGCCGTGAACCCGGTGGTGGAGGGCATTGTCCGCGCGAAGCAGACGTTCATGGGCGACGAGAAGCGCGAGAAGGTGCTGCCCGTGCTCGTGCATGGAGACGCCGCTTTCGCCGGACAGGGCGTGGTGGCTGAGACGCTGAACCTCTCGCTGCTGAAGGGCTATACGACCGGCGGCACGATCCATCTGGTGATCAACAACCAGATCGGATTCACCGCCACGGCTGAAGAGAGCCGCTCTTCCACCTACTGCACGGACGTGGCGCGGATGGTGCAGGCGCCGATCCTGCACGTCAACGGCGACGATCCGGAAGCGTGCGCGCGGGCGATGCAGATCGCGCTCGACTACCGGATGAAGTTCAAGAAGGACGTGGTCATCGATCTGGTCTGCTACCGCAAGTACGGCCACAACGAAGGCGACGACCCGAGCTACACGCAGCCGGTGATGTACCGGACGATCAAGGCGAAGGATTCTCCGGGCACGCTGTACACGCAACGGCTGCTGCGCGAAGGCGTGGTGACGAAAGACGCGGTGGAGCGGATCAAGAGGCAGATCCAGGACGCGCTGAACGCCGCCCATGAAGAGGCTGTCCGCAAGGGCGAGAAGTGGGAGCTGCAGGAAGTCACCGAGTACGAAGAAGCCACGATTCCGCACATCTGCCCGCGCACGGCGGCAGACGAGGCTCTTCTTGAGAAGGTGATCGAGGGCATCACGACGTTTCCCGAGAGCTTCACGCTGCACCCGAAGCTGAAGCCGTTCATCGAGCGCCGGCGCGAGATTCTGCGGGGCGGTCCGGTGGACTGGGCGGCGGCGGAGACGCTCGCCTTCGGCACGCTGGTGCTGGAAGGCACGCCCGTGCGGCTCAGCGGGCAGGACAGCGGGCGCGGGACGTTCTCGCAGCGCCATCTGGAGTATTTCGACTACAACACGGGCGAGCCGTACACTCCGCTGCAGCATCTGGACCCGCGGCAGGCGCGGTTCGAAGTGTACGACAGCAGCCTGAGCGAATACGCGGTGATGGGGTTCGAATACGGCTACTCGCTGGGGGATCCGCTGACGCTGACGCTGTGGGAGGCGCAGTTCGGCGACTTCGCCAACGGCGCGCAGATCATGATCGACCAGTTCATCGCCGCGGGCGAGGCGAAGTGGGGGCAGCCGTCGGGGCTGGTGCTGCTGCTGCCGCACGGGTATGAAGGGCAGGGACCGGAACACTCGAGCGCGCGCATCGAGCGGTTCCTGCAGCTGGCTGCGGAGAACAACCTGCAGGTTTGCAACGCCACGACGCCGGCGCAGTATTTCCATCTGCTGCGCCGCCAGATGTATGGCGGACACGACCGGCGCGGTCTGCGCAAGCCGCTGGTGCTGTTCACGCCCAAGAGCCTGCTGCGCCATCCGAAGTGCGTCAGCACGCTGGCGGACCTGACGCGCGGCTTCTTCGAGCCGGTGCTTTCGGATCCGGAAGCCGTGCAGCCGGACCGGGTGGTGCAGGTGCTGTTCTGCTCGGGCAAGATCTATTACGAGCTGGCCGCCGAGCGCGAGAAGCGGGGCGCGTGGAACACGGCGATCGTGCGCCTGGAACAGCTCTACCCGTGGCCTGAGCAGGAGGTGGAAGCCGCGCTGTGGCGCTATCCGTCGACTGCCGAGATCGTGTGGGTGCAGGAGGAGCCGCGCAACCAGGGGGCGTTCCTGTATGTGCGCGACCGGCTGGAGCCGATGCTGGCGCAGTCCCGCCGGATTCTGCGGTACGCCGGGCGGCCGGAAGCGGCGGCGCCGAGCACGGGCTCGGCGCGGCGCCATGCGCAGGAGCAGGCGGCCGTGCTTGAGGATGCCTTCAGCGGCGGCAGCCCGATCCGTCCCCGGCGCTATCGCGTTGTGGAGAAACGGCGAAACCTGCCAATAGAAGGGGCCAGACCGGAGGCGTAG
- a CDS encoding cation transporter: MRYIHLGVGKAESQGARIAIASMAVSGVLALAKLIAGWLAGSASVIADGVESAGDVLASSIVLLGLTVAARPPDENHPYGHGRFETLTGLITGLGLALVGAGIIWKSLQDVGLRHQPPAAYALIPVAASVILKAVMAGLKLRIGRRIRSSALVADAWNDTVDILSGSVALLAVGLALYDPDRFLAADHYGGAAIGVIVILLGLRVVHETSLTLMDTMPDAQMMASIRASALKVPGALDVEKCYARKTGLRYHVDLHLEVDPELTVRRSHAIAEEVRNRVKADLAWVEDVLVHVEPYGERAFHGES, encoded by the coding sequence ATGCGCTACATTCATCTTGGAGTGGGCAAGGCTGAATCCCAGGGGGCGCGCATCGCCATTGCGAGCATGGCGGTGAGCGGCGTATTGGCGCTGGCCAAACTGATCGCCGGATGGCTGGCCGGTTCTGCGTCGGTGATCGCCGACGGCGTGGAGAGCGCCGGAGACGTGCTGGCCTCGAGCATCGTGCTGCTGGGGCTGACCGTGGCGGCGCGGCCGCCGGATGAAAACCACCCGTACGGGCACGGCCGTTTCGAGACCCTGACGGGGCTGATCACGGGCCTGGGGCTGGCGCTGGTGGGCGCCGGGATCATCTGGAAATCGCTGCAGGACGTGGGCCTGCGCCACCAGCCGCCGGCGGCGTACGCGCTGATTCCCGTCGCCGCCTCGGTGATTCTGAAGGCGGTGATGGCCGGGCTGAAACTGCGCATCGGCCGCCGGATCCGGAGTTCTGCGCTGGTGGCCGACGCCTGGAACGACACGGTGGACATCCTGTCGGGGTCGGTGGCGCTGCTGGCCGTCGGGCTTGCGCTGTACGACCCGGACCGCTTCCTTGCGGCCGACCATTACGGCGGCGCGGCGATCGGCGTGATCGTGATCCTGCTCGGCCTGCGCGTGGTGCATGAGACGTCGCTGACGCTGATGGACACGATGCCGGACGCGCAGATGATGGCGAGCATCCGGGCGTCGGCGCTGAAGGTGCCGGGCGCGCTCGACGTCGAGAAGTGCTACGCCCGCAAGACGGGCCTGCGCTACCATGTAGACCTGCATCTGGAGGTGGACCCGGAGCTGACGGTGCGCCGCAGCCACGCCATCGCCGAGGAGGTGCGCAACCGCGTCAAGGCGGACCTTGCCTGGGTGGAGGACGTGCTGGTGCATGTCGAGCCTTACGGGGAGAGGGCATTCCATGGAGAATCCTGA
- a CDS encoding anti-sigma factor has product MTRHEHSHHGHGPRDPRCLEIFARLSEYLDGELGEMDCRLIEEHIQDCEPCIEFVRSLRRSIEAAHAYHARVEPSQLPPELESRLRQAWQEALRRRRSA; this is encoded by the coding sequence ATGACCCGCCACGAGCATTCCCATCACGGCCACGGGCCGCGCGATCCGCGCTGCCTGGAGATCTTCGCCCGCCTGTCGGAATACCTCGACGGCGAGCTCGGCGAAATGGACTGCCGCCTCATCGAAGAGCACATTCAGGACTGCGAGCCCTGCATCGAGTTCGTCCGCTCCCTGCGCCGCTCCATCGAAGCCGCGCACGCCTATCACGCCCGGGTCGAGCCGTCGCAGCTGCCTCCGGAACTGGAATCCCGCCTCAGGCAGGCCTGGCAGGAAGCCCTCCGCCGCCGCAGGTCCGCCTGA
- a CDS encoding DNA polymerase/3'-5' exonuclease PolX, with translation MENPDFARLLAETADLMEIAGEDPFRIRSYRNAAAAIENLPERLADILRDPQRDVTSIPGIGKGIAGALKEIAERGSFARRDEMLAKYPPTALELLRIPGVGPKTVRTLWEHYRVSTLEDLARLCEEQKIRELKGMGPKMEQKILAGIAHYRQVAGRFLLSLAAAAAEELAATVNGTPAGSLRRGRETVGDLDILSTDPEAIERFLAHPSVHDVLAHGGTKASARFGSEGLQVDVRVVAQESFGAALQYFTGSKEHNVALRQRALKMGLTLNEYGLFTLEGERRVAGETEEGVYAALGLAWIPPELRENQGEIEAAERGALPALIELRDLRGDLHMHTRESDGRATLEEMAAAARGRGYEYVAITDHSKALAMANGLDEQRAVAFAAQVRRFNETAPGIHVFSGIECDILRDGRMDLAEDALAELDFVVASVHSYMNLEPQEMTDRLLRAMESPSVKALGHPTGRVLLHRDAYHYEFETVAREAARRGVWLEINSSPERLDLHAALIRRARELGCRFVISTDAHHPKHLANIRFGVQMARRGWLGAADVVNTLPLAEFRAALGR, from the coding sequence ATGGAGAATCCTGATTTCGCGCGGCTGCTCGCCGAAACCGCGGATCTGATGGAAATCGCCGGAGAGGATCCGTTCCGCATCCGCAGCTACCGCAACGCCGCAGCCGCGATCGAGAACCTGCCGGAACGGCTGGCGGACATCCTGCGCGATCCGCAGCGCGACGTGACGTCGATCCCCGGGATCGGGAAAGGGATCGCGGGCGCGCTGAAGGAAATCGCGGAGCGCGGCAGTTTCGCCCGGCGGGACGAAATGCTGGCGAAGTATCCGCCCACGGCGCTGGAGCTGCTCCGCATCCCGGGCGTGGGGCCGAAGACGGTGCGCACGCTGTGGGAGCACTACCGCGTCAGCACGCTGGAAGACCTGGCGCGGCTGTGCGAGGAGCAGAAGATCCGCGAGCTGAAGGGCATGGGCCCGAAGATGGAGCAGAAGATCCTGGCCGGGATCGCGCACTACCGGCAGGTGGCCGGCCGGTTCCTGCTGAGTCTTGCGGCGGCGGCGGCGGAAGAGCTCGCCGCCACGGTCAACGGCACGCCGGCTGGAAGCCTGCGGCGCGGCAGGGAGACGGTGGGCGATCTGGACATCCTGAGCACGGACCCGGAGGCGATCGAGCGCTTCCTGGCGCATCCGTCGGTGCATGACGTGCTGGCGCACGGCGGAACGAAAGCGAGCGCGCGGTTCGGCAGCGAGGGCCTGCAGGTGGACGTGCGCGTCGTGGCGCAGGAGAGCTTCGGCGCGGCGCTGCAATATTTCACCGGCAGCAAGGAGCATAACGTCGCCCTGCGCCAGCGCGCGCTGAAGATGGGCCTGACGCTGAACGAATACGGCCTGTTCACGCTGGAAGGCGAGCGGCGCGTGGCCGGGGAGACGGAAGAGGGCGTGTATGCAGCGCTGGGGCTGGCCTGGATTCCGCCGGAGCTGCGGGAGAACCAGGGCGAAATCGAGGCTGCCGAGCGCGGCGCACTGCCAGCGCTGATCGAATTGCGCGACCTGCGGGGCGACCTGCACATGCATACGCGTGAAAGCGACGGGCGGGCCACGCTGGAAGAGATGGCGGCGGCGGCGCGCGGGAGGGGCTACGAATACGTGGCCATCACGGACCACTCGAAGGCGCTGGCGATGGCCAACGGGCTGGACGAACAGCGCGCCGTGGCATTCGCCGCGCAGGTGCGCCGGTTCAATGAAACGGCGCCGGGCATCCATGTGTTTTCCGGCATCGAATGCGACATTCTGCGCGACGGGCGGATGGACCTGGCCGAAGACGCGCTGGCGGAGCTGGATTTCGTGGTGGCGAGCGTGCACTCCTACATGAACCTGGAGCCGCAGGAGATGACGGACCGGCTGCTGCGGGCGATGGAGAGTCCGTCGGTGAAGGCGCTGGGCCATCCGACGGGCCGGGTGCTGCTGCACCGCGACGCGTATCATTACGAGTTCGAGACGGTGGCGCGGGAGGCGGCGCGGCGGGGCGTGTGGCTGGAGATCAATTCGAGCCCCGAGCGGCTGGACCTGCACGCAGCGCTGATCCGGCGGGCGCGGGAGCTGGGGTGCCGCTTCGTGATCTCGACCGACGCGCACCATCCGAAGCATCTGGCCAACATCCGCTTCGGCGTGCAGATGGCGCGGCGGGGCTGGCTGGGCGCGGCGGACGTCGTGAACACGCTGCCGCTGGCCGAATTCCGGGCGGCGCTGGGGAGATGA
- the hflX gene encoding GTPase HflX, with amino-acid sequence MAVETARDRAAGLSASESLEELAVLAESAGAEVVGKILQSRPAFDAATLVGAGKAEEIRTLAESLSADLVIFDHELSGTMQRNLENRLGVKVLDRTQLILDIFARRARTREGQLQVELAQLGYLLPRLTGRGLALSRLGGGIGTRGPGETKLETDRRRIRARMKKIREELENVRRSRATQRRLRQAVPLATVALVGYTNAGKSTLFNRLCGASVTADSRMFATLDPTVRQLVLPSRRRVLLSDTVGFIRQLPTTLVEAFRATLEEVTEASLLLHVVDASAPAAAEYGSHVRQVLGEIGALDTPQLLVLNKADLLACAGIDGESLARRLSGEAGGAPAVVISAATGEGLDRLLEAIDRHLPDDPLADVRLRVPLSDLGVVHLVHEYGRVTAEQYGDQVCELEAQVPSSLLPRLAAYRA; translated from the coding sequence GTGGCCGTCGAAACGGCCCGGGACCGTGCGGCTGGCCTGTCCGCCTCCGAGTCTCTCGAGGAGCTCGCCGTCCTCGCCGAAAGCGCCGGCGCCGAGGTCGTCGGGAAAATTCTGCAGTCCCGCCCCGCCTTCGACGCCGCCACTCTCGTGGGCGCCGGCAAGGCCGAGGAAATCCGCACCCTCGCCGAATCGCTCTCTGCCGACCTCGTCATCTTCGACCACGAGCTCTCCGGCACCATGCAGCGGAACCTCGAAAACCGGCTCGGCGTCAAGGTCCTCGACCGCACCCAGCTGATCCTCGACATCTTCGCCCGCCGCGCCCGCACCCGCGAAGGCCAGCTGCAGGTCGAGCTCGCCCAGCTCGGCTATCTTCTGCCCCGTCTGACCGGACGCGGCTTGGCGCTCAGCCGCCTCGGCGGCGGCATCGGCACGCGCGGTCCCGGCGAAACCAAGCTTGAAACCGATCGCCGCCGCATCCGCGCCCGCATGAAGAAGATCCGGGAAGAGCTGGAAAACGTCCGCCGCTCCCGCGCCACCCAGCGCCGCCTCCGCCAGGCCGTGCCTCTGGCCACCGTGGCCCTTGTCGGCTACACCAACGCCGGCAAAAGCACGCTGTTCAACCGTCTCTGCGGCGCCTCCGTCACCGCCGACAGCCGCATGTTCGCCACCCTCGATCCGACCGTGCGCCAGCTCGTGCTGCCCTCCCGCCGCCGCGTGCTGCTGTCCGACACCGTCGGGTTCATCCGCCAGTTGCCCACGACTCTCGTGGAAGCCTTCCGCGCCACTCTGGAGGAAGTCACCGAAGCCTCGCTGCTGCTCCACGTCGTCGACGCCTCCGCGCCCGCCGCAGCCGAGTACGGTTCGCACGTGCGCCAGGTGCTCGGCGAGATCGGCGCTCTCGATACGCCGCAGCTGCTCGTGCTGAACAAGGCGGACCTTCTGGCGTGTGCAGGCATCGACGGCGAGTCCCTGGCGCGCCGGCTGTCAGGGGAAGCCGGCGGCGCGCCCGCCGTGGTCATCTCCGCCGCCACGGGCGAGGGTCTGGACCGCCTGCTGGAAGCCATCGACCGCCACCTGCCCGACGACCCCCTCGCCGATGTGCGGCTCAGAGTGCCCCTCAGCGATCTGGGCGTCGTGCATCTGGTGCACGAGTATGGCCGGGTCACCGCCGAGCAGTATGGCGATCAGGTCTGCGAGCTCGAGGCCCAGGTTCCGTCGTCTCTGCTGCCGCGGCTGGCTGCCTACCGCGCCTGA
- the rph gene encoding ribonuclease PH: protein MRPDNRRPDELRPVRIQPNFLLTAEGSCLIEIGHTRVLCAATIEDGVPSFLRNTGRGWVTAEYSMLPRATAQRTPREISKGRPSGRTQEIQRLIGRSLRAVVDMEALGERTVIVDCDVLQADGGTRTASVTGGCVAMALAFQRMAPFGVFPRPPLRCLVAAASVGIVGGQALLDLCYEEDSQAEVDMNIVMTSEGEFVELQATAEKAAFNDDRLAAMLALGRSGAAALFEVQREALGRP from the coding sequence ATGCGTCCAGACAACCGCCGCCCGGATGAGCTGCGCCCCGTGCGCATCCAGCCCAACTTCCTCCTCACCGCCGAAGGCTCGTGCCTGATCGAAATCGGCCATACGCGCGTGCTCTGCGCGGCCACCATCGAGGACGGCGTCCCCTCCTTCCTCCGCAACACGGGCCGCGGCTGGGTCACCGCCGAATACTCCATGCTGCCCCGCGCCACCGCGCAGCGCACGCCCCGCGAAATCAGCAAGGGACGCCCCAGCGGCCGCACCCAGGAAATCCAGCGGCTCATCGGCCGCTCGCTGCGCGCCGTCGTCGACATGGAGGCGCTTGGCGAGCGCACCGTCATCGTCGACTGCGACGTCCTGCAGGCCGATGGCGGCACGCGCACAGCCTCCGTCACCGGCGGCTGCGTGGCCATGGCGCTCGCTTTCCAGCGCATGGCCCCCTTCGGCGTGTTTCCCCGCCCGCCTCTCCGCTGCCTCGTCGCCGCTGCCAGCGTCGGCATCGTCGGCGGCCAGGCTCTGCTCGATCTCTGCTACGAGGAGGACTCGCAGGCGGAGGTCGACATGAACATCGTGATGACCTCCGAAGGCGAGTTTGTCGAACTGCAGGCGACCGCCGAAAAAGCCGCGTTCAACGATGACCGCCTGGCCGCCATGCTCGCGCTCGGGCGCTCGGGCGCCGCCGCCCTCTTTGAAGTCCAGCGGGAGGCTCTCGGCCGGCCATGA
- a CDS encoding NUDIX domain-containing protein, giving the protein MPMKLISSEELLSTPIFRVTMDHAVDPDGFEIRRAIVRHRGSAVMMAVDGRRRVLLVRQYRLPARAYLWELPAGRIDEGETPLKAARRELREETGCTARRWTRLAEFYPSPGYVEEKMTIYLAEDLRMGEAQPMEDERIETGWFTLKQMEEMIARGEIRDAKTMIGWAMLKCRPSQPRPSRRQ; this is encoded by the coding sequence ATGCCGATGAAACTGATTTCCTCCGAAGAGCTGCTGTCGACGCCGATCTTCCGCGTCACGATGGACCACGCGGTGGATCCGGACGGTTTTGAAATCCGCCGCGCCATCGTGCGGCACCGGGGCAGCGCGGTGATGATGGCTGTGGACGGGCGGCGGAGAGTGCTGCTGGTGCGGCAGTACCGTCTGCCGGCGCGGGCGTACCTGTGGGAGCTGCCCGCGGGAAGGATCGACGAGGGGGAGACGCCGCTGAAGGCGGCGCGGCGGGAGCTGCGCGAGGAGACAGGCTGCACGGCGCGGCGGTGGACGCGGCTGGCGGAGTTCTATCCGAGCCCCGGATACGTCGAGGAGAAGATGACGATCTACCTCGCCGAGGATCTGCGGATGGGCGAGGCGCAGCCGATGGAGGACGAGAGGATCGAGACCGGCTGGTTCACGCTGAAGCAGATGGAAGAGATGATTGCGCGCGGCGAAATCCGGGACGCGAAGACGATGATCGGCTGGGCGATGCTGAAGTGCCGTCCGTCTCAGCCGCGGCCGAGCCGCAGGCAGTAG
- a CDS encoding LysR family transcriptional regulator, producing the protein MEAKQLRYFLAVARAGSFVKAAEAEGVAQPSLSQMIKKLEIDLGVPLFDRLGRTVRLTAHGEALVPHAEAVLREIEQCRRAVEAGLSPEHGRVTLGIIPTLLPGAGAPALREFCGKYPGIHVEIVEMITERLVEKLRLGEIDLAMIVLPLKHAEIVVSELFREPLLAAVPASHELAGSKSISLARLKGEKLLLLREGHCLREDVLEACTRARADFETAFESDQLDSLLAMVEAGFGVSLAPATAVRNHSGCRFIPLEPPAVRRVGYALASGHHALPARRTLIQFLKRYPWPSLFRTEAAD; encoded by the coding sequence ATGGAAGCGAAACAGTTGCGCTATTTCCTCGCCGTGGCCCGGGCGGGCAGCTTCGTCAAGGCCGCCGAAGCCGAGGGCGTCGCGCAGCCGTCGCTTTCCCAGATGATCAAGAAGCTGGAGATCGACCTCGGCGTCCCGCTCTTCGACCGCCTCGGCCGCACCGTGCGCCTCACGGCCCACGGCGAAGCGCTTGTGCCCCACGCCGAGGCCGTGCTGCGCGAGATCGAGCAGTGCCGCCGCGCCGTCGAGGCCGGCCTTTCGCCCGAGCACGGCCGCGTCACGCTGGGCATCATTCCCACGCTGCTGCCGGGCGCAGGCGCCCCCGCCCTGCGGGAATTCTGCGGCAAATATCCCGGAATTCATGTCGAAATCGTCGAGATGATCACGGAACGGCTGGTCGAAAAGCTCCGCCTTGGAGAGATCGACCTGGCCATGATCGTGCTTCCGCTGAAGCACGCCGAAATCGTCGTCAGCGAGCTGTTCCGCGAGCCGCTGCTGGCCGCCGTGCCCGCTTCGCACGAGCTGGCCGGTTCGAAATCCATCTCTCTGGCGAGACTGAAGGGCGAAAAACTCCTGCTGCTGAGGGAAGGCCACTGCCTGCGCGAAGACGTGCTCGAGGCCTGCACCCGCGCCCGCGCCGACTTCGAAACCGCCTTTGAATCCGACCAGCTCGACAGCCTGCTGGCAATGGTCGAAGCCGGCTTCGGCGTCAGCCTCGCGCCCGCCACGGCCGTGCGCAATCACAGCGGCTGCCGTTTCATCCCGCTGGAGCCGCCCGCCGTGCGCCGCGTCGGCTACGCCCTCGCCAGCGGCCACCATGCGCTGCCCGCCCGCCGCACGCTGATCCAGTTCCTCAAGCGCTACCCGTGGCCGTCGCTGTTCCGGACAGAAGCGGCGGACTGA